One Nitrospirota bacterium genomic region harbors:
- a CDS encoding GGDEF domain-containing protein, with protein MGRRQPAAGGTRSPLRPREPLRRPIRRRSVRRSPAGHSARGRCLLAERLRHRVTTLQLLPELVLLAGPTFTLTCSIGVACFPIHAAMPSELIAAADSAAYAAKNAGKNCVRVFSH; from the coding sequence GTGGGTCGTCGACAGCCAGCGGCAGGCGGAACGCGGTCGCCGCTGCGGCCGCGCGAGCCACTTCGCCGCCCGATACGGCGGCGAAGCGTTCGCCGTTCTCCTGCCGGACACTCCGCTAGAGGGCGCTGTCTCCTGGCCGAGCGGCTGCGGCATCGCGTCACGACGTTGCAGTTGTTGCCTGAACTGGTGTTGCTGGCCGGCCCCACGTTCACTCTCACCTGCAGCATCGGAGTCGCCTGTTTCCCAATCCACGCCGCCATGCCTTCCGAATTGATTGCCGCCGCTGATTCAGCCGCGTACGCGGCAAAGAACGCGGGCAAGAACTGCGTGCGAGTCTTTTCACATTAG
- a CDS encoding diguanylate cyclase — MPPSLLFLDIDDFELINDRFGHTAGDQVLRE; from the coding sequence TTGCCGCCCTCGCTGCTCTTTCTCGACATCGATGACTTTGAGCTCATCAACGATCGGTTCGGCCACACGGCAGGTGACCAGGTGCTGCGTGAATAG